A region from the Vicia villosa cultivar HV-30 ecotype Madison, WI linkage group LG3, Vvil1.0, whole genome shotgun sequence genome encodes:
- the LOC131662023 gene encoding protein MAIN-LIKE 1-like encodes MPEEVARIVRDFHLLDFAGCSLTMLDALLLPAFVERWHPETSSFHLSLGEMTVTLDDVHALFHLPIASTFFTSVHRDQTTAVQMVRDVLEVDEMGVLKEFGHTRGFHHRMSWLRKVYQQLVDAGRYEAVARAYMLHLVACTLFADKSAYHIDVLYLTLFSNLDTPCWAWGVAAMMMLYTALGAASSPDTRQLAGYLSLLQCWIYEHFPRICERRTSRCEASEPCAMRWKARQALLGETPLMEYRRRLDALTLDDVIWTPYTGHRTHHPFYPSSLYSG; translated from the exons ATGCCTGAGGAGGTGGCGAGGATCGTTCGGGACTTCCATTTGTTGGACTTTGCTGGATGCTCCCTGACGATGTTGGACGCCCTTCTATTACCAGCTTTTGTAGAGAGATGGCACCCAGAGACATCATCCTTCCATCTATCACTCGGGGAGATGACAGTGACTCTGGATGATGTGCATGCCCTATTTCACCTTCCTATTGCTAGTACATTTTTTACATCAGTTCACAGGGACCAGACGACGGCGGTGCAGATGGTGAGGGATGTGTTAGAGGTTGATGAGATGGGTGTGCTCAAGGAGTTTGGTCACACTCGGGGCTTTCACCATAGGATGTCTTGGCTAAGGAAGGTTTATCAGCAGCTGGTCGATGCGGGGAGGTACGAGGCTGTCGCTAGGGCGTACATGCTACATCTAGtggcatgtactctctttgcGGACAAGTCTGCATATCATATAGATGTCCTCTATCTGACTCTCTTCAGCAACCTTGATACCCCGTGTTGGGCTTGGGGAGTGGCTGCTATGATGATGCTATACACGGCGCTTGGTGCCGCTTCTAGTCCTGACACCAGACAGCTTGCTGGTTATCTGAGCTTGCTACAG TGTTGGATCTACGAGCACTTCCCTCGCATCTGTGAGCGGAGGACTTCCCGTTGTGAGGCTTCTGAACCTTGTGCGATGAGGTGGAAGGCCAGACAGGCCCTTCTAGGAGAGACACCCTTGATGGAGTACAGGCGGAGGCTAGATGCTTTGACGCTGGATGATGTCATCTGGACACCATATACAGGTCACCGTACTCATCATCCTTTTTATCCATCCTCCTTATATTCAGGGTAA
- the LOC131658399 gene encoding uncharacterized protein LOC131658399, with protein MRQRRWPEFLKDYDFELSYHLGKANVMADTLSRKSLHMSTLMGQKLDLGLLDRPVLINQGKKVDFRVDKNGVMRFRDRVCVPDLLELKKKIFEEGHKSGLSIHPGATKMYRDLKKMFWWPEMKKKTKGIDSIWVIVNRLTKSPHFISIKINYQLYKLAEVYISEIVKLHGIPSSIISDRDTRFTSRFWKSLQEALGTKYRLSSNYHP; from the exons atgagacagagaaggtggccTGAGTTTTTGAAAGACTATGACTTTGAGTTGAGTTACCATCTGGGTAAAGCTAATGTAATGGCAGAtacattgagtaggaagtccttgcatatgtcgacATTGATG GGCCAAAAATTAGATTTGGGATTACTTGATCGTCCAGTGTTAATCAATCAAGGTAAAAAGGTGGATTTTAGAGTTGATAAGAATGGTGTTATGAGGTTCAGAGATAGAGTTTGTGTACCAGATTTGTTAGAGCTTAAGAAGAAGATTTTTGAAGAAGGGCATAaaagtgggttgagtattcatccaggtgCTACGAAGATGTATCGGGATCTTAAGAAGATGTTTTGGTGGCCAGAAATGAAGAAG AAAACGAAAGGaattgattctatttgggtgattgttaaTAGACTGACTAAATCGCCTCATTTCATTTCGATTAAAATCAATTATCAATTGTATAAGCTAGCAGAGGTTTACATCAGTGAaattgtgaagttgcacggtATTCCTTCAAGCATTATATCGGATAGAGATACGAGGTTCACATCGAGGTTTTGGAAGAGTTTACAGGAAGCTTTGGGAACTAAGTATAGGTTGAGTTCAAATTATCATCCATAG